Proteins found in one Oncorhynchus mykiss isolate Arlee chromosome 17, USDA_OmykA_1.1, whole genome shotgun sequence genomic segment:
- the LOC110485353 gene encoding zinc finger protein 420 codes for MSSEKEALMDKIEKSLWNLTEDNLRYLCERCGLDGSEIKGMNHRLLRRKVMEEMWDNTDSMKSEEQGMSWLVQLKEDIRRTQEEGSSALMSPGQSEDVDRNEEHKGDRDWLPSNGLTAEPLHPSQCDDDDAVDCDEEWNEEGGAGLLSNTPDQSKLKRHIRSHTVKQHTVNPSVKPHHCSDCGKQFIVKSSLKHHRLVFHTDHPHRCGQCKKSFINAGRLESHIKTRHPPSDPLKNPHVCSKCGRAFPVAASLKRHLRTHTGEKPYVCPQCGKDYSDCGNLRKHMRRTHPVEEMIVESFTTQRSIPTGNVEEMQDKTDSIKSEEQGTSWSLQLKEDLKGIQENGSVVPMSPGQSDNDGADDDDDDDDAADCNVKDRDWLPSNGLKAEPMSPSQSDDAVDWDEEDRDWMASDGLEVELSPERHTPEQRVREDKPPHFALPESPVAVPGASPGSALLCGLKRVSVQLVDCRKTPGQSSHIIHKTTQTGEKPHSWSYAEQHKTLSGDRPGSHICDHCGKNFTTATNLKTHLPCLSGEKPHVCSECGKSFTQAGCLKRHLRTHTGEKPYVCPRCGKACTDSGNLKRHIRKTHPGEEVIVKRLAYQKSVRNAKEYKQAHSGDGSHICDHCGKNFTTARSLKLHIQSLQRRRENLTAEKAHVCSECGKGFHQAGSLKRHLRTHTGEKPYVCHHCGKACSDSGNLQKHIKSHMGKQHTVKPYLCSECGKQFIGKQSLGHHREVFHTDHPHRCGQCKKSFITAARLESHIKTRHPPSDPLKNPHVCSECGRGFPVAASLKRHLRIHTGEKPYSCPQCGNSYNDRGNLKKHIGTHTEEKPYHCSVCGMKFRHTKTLQRHHQENHKGETLGPIHRHQDPLPCPHCGEEFSTKALLKDHLRTHSSRVHCSRCDKTFSTKSNLLVHQRIHTGERPYLCPQCGKSFSLAGSLKLHLRIHAGEKPYCCTYCDKRFTSKSHCNLHLRIHTGEKPYQCPDCGRCFADGNVLKNHRRTHTGEKPFQCRLCDKAFAQLSSLKKHQETHRQTQPVSVPRLPNPYPPHNQHVPYPYPSQIQW; via the exons ATGAGTTCTGAGAAGGAAGCGTTGATGGATAAAATCGAAAAGAGTTTATGGAATTTAACTGAGGACAATTTACGCTACCTGTGTGAACGTTGTGGATTAGATGGCTCTGAAATTAAAGGGATGAATCATCGCTTATTAAGGCGTAAAGTCATGGAGGAAATGTGGGACAATACGGATTCAATGAAATCAGAGGAGCAGGGAATGTCTTGGTTAGTGCAACTGAAAGAGGACATCAGGAGGACACAGGAGGAGGGTAGCAGTGCGCTCATGAGTCCCGGCCAATCAGAGGATGTAGACCGCAATGAAGAACACAAGGGGGACAGGGATTGGTTGCCGAGCAACGGACTGACAGCGGAGCCCTTGCATCCCAGCcaatgtgatgatgatgatgctgtcgACTGCGATGAAGAATGGAATGAAGAGGGAGGAGCTGGGTTGCTTAGCAACACACCAGACCAGAGTAAATTAAAGAGGCACATCAGATCGCACACTGTTAAACAACACACAGTGAATCCCTCAGTGAAACCTCACCACTGCTCGGATTGTGGGAAACAGTTCATTGTAAAATCAAGCCTTAAACATCACCGGCTAGTTTTTCACACAGATCACCCTCACCGCTGTGGTCAATGTAAGAAGAGCTTCATAAATGCAGGAAGGCTGGAATCGCACATAAAAACACGACACCCGCCAAGTGATCCTCTGAAGAACCCACATGTGTGCTCTAAATGCGGTAGGGCATTCCCTGTGGCTGCCAGTCTTAAGAGACACCTGAGAACTCATACTGGGGAGAAACCGTACGTCTGCCCCCAGTGTGGAAAGGACTACAGTGACTGTGGAAACTTGAGGAAACACATGAGAAGAACTCACCCAGTagaagagatgattgtggagaGTTTCACCACTCAGAGGAGCATCCCTACAGGGAATGTGGAGGAAATGCAGGACAAAACGGATTCAATTAAATCGGAGGAGCAGGGAACATCTTGGTCACTCCAACTGAAAGAGGACCTCAAAGGGATACAGGAGAATGGTAGCGTTGTACCCATGAGTCCCGGCCAATCCGATAACGATGGTGCTGATGACgacgatgatgacgatgatgctGCAGACTGCAACGTTAAGGACAGGGATTGGTTGCCAAGCAACGGACTGAAGGCGGAGCCCATGAGTCCCAGCCAATCAGATGACGCTGTAGACTGGGACGAGGAGGACAGGGATTGGATGGCTAGCGATGGGCTGGAGGTGGAGTTGTctccagagagacacacaccagagcagagagtgagagag GACAAACCTCCCCACTTTGCCCTCCCAGAGTCCCCGGTAGCGGTCCCCGGTGCCTCTCCCGGTAGCGCCTTATTGTGCGGTCTGAAGAGGGTGTCCGTGCAGCTAGTCGACTGTAGGAAGACACCGGGGCAGAGTAGCCATATAATACACAAGACAACACAGACGGGAGAGAAACCCCACAGCTGGTCTTATGCTGAACAACACAAAACCCTCTCAGGAGACAGGCCTGGCTCCCATATCTGTGATCACTGTGGGAAGAATTTTACCACTGCTACCAATCTGAAAACACATTTACCGTGTCTGTCTGGAGAGAAACCACACGTCTGCTCTGAATGCGGAAAGAGTTTCACACAGGCCGGCTGTCTTAAGAGACACCTGAGAACTCATACGGGGGAGAAACCGTACGTCTGTCCTCGTTGTGGGAAGGCTTGTACTGATTCTGGAAACTTAAAGAGACACATCAGAAAAACTCACCCAGGAGAGGAGGTCATTGTGAAGAGACTTGCCTATCAGAAGAGCGTTCGCAATGCTAAAGAATACAAACAAGCCCACTCCGGAGATGGCTCTCATATCTGTGATCACTGTGGTAAGAATTTTACCACAGCAAGAAGTCTAAAACTACACATACAGTCCctgcagagaaggagagagaacttgACTGCAGAGAAAGCTCACGTGTGCTCTGAATGTGGAAAGGGCTTCCATCAGGCTGGAAGTCTTAAGAGACACCTGAGAACTCATACTGGGGAGAAACCGTACGTCTGCCATCATTGTGGGAAGGCTTGCAGTGATTCTGGAAACTTACAGAAACACATCAAAAGTCACATGGGTaaacaacacacagtgaaaccttACCTCTGCTCTGAATGTGGGAAGCAATTCATTGGAAAACAAAGCCTTGGACATCACCGGGAGGTTTTTCACACAGATCACCCTCACCGCTGTGGTCAATGTAAGAAGAGCTTCATAACTGCAGCAAGATTGGAATCGCACATAAAAACAAGGCACCCGCCAAGTGATCCTCTGAAGAACCCACATGTGTGCTCTGAATGTGGAAGGGGATTCCCTGTGGCCGCCAGTCTTAAAAGACACCTGAGAATCCATACTGGGGAGAAACCGTACTCCTGCCCTCAGTGTGGAAACAGTTACAATGATCGTGGAAATTTAAAGAAACACATAGGAACTCACACAGAAGAAAAACCTTACCACTGCTCGGTGTGTGGGATGAAGTTCCGTCATACAAAAACGTTACAACGGCATCACCAGGAGAACCACAAGGGGGAGACACTGGGTCCCATCCACAGGCACCAAGACCCTCTTCCATGCCCCCACTGCGGGGAGGAGTTCTCTACCAAGGCTCTTCTGAAGGATCATCTACGGACCCACTCTAGCCGGGTTCACTGCTCCCGATGCGACAAGACCTTCTCCACTAAAAGTAACTTACTGGTTCATCAGCggatacacactggagagaggcCTTACCTTTGccctcagtgtggaaagagtttttctCTGGCAGGGAGTTTAAAACTTCATCTCCGGATTCATGCGGGTGAGAAACCTTACTGCTGTACTTACTGTGACAAGAGATTCACAAGTAAGAGTCACTGCAATCTTCATCTGCGAatccacactggagagaagccgtaCCAATGCCCTGACTGCGGGAGGTGTTTCGCTGACGGGAATGTCCTGAAAAACCACCGGCGgacccacacaggagagaaaccgttcCAGTGCCGCTTGTGTGATAAAGCCTTTGCTCAGTTGAGCAGTCTGAAGAAACATCAGGAGACACACAGGCAAACTCAGCCTGTCTCTGTCCCAAGACTCCCTAATCCCTACCCACCACACAATCAGCATGTCCCTTATCCCTACCCATCACAGATTCAATGGTAA
- the LOC110485355 gene encoding zinc finger protein 883 isoform X3 — protein MTPSTCSRRSKRYSKVLPLTALSLLPHEQDNMNPLSSEKETLMDEIEKSLWNLTEDNLRYLCERCGMDGSEIKVMNHRLLRRKVMEEMWDNTESMKSEEQGMSWLVQLKEDIRRTQEEGSSALMSPGQSDDVDRNEEHNKGDGDWLPSNGLTAEPLHPSQCDDDDAVDCDEDWNEEGGAGLLSNGLEAESAPESHSYDKPPPPPSPLPEYPGHASPSRAVLCGLKRVSVRLDDCRKTPGQSSHIIHKTTQTGEKPHSWSNAEQHKTLSGDRPGSHICDHCGKNFVTATNLKTHLLCLSGEKPYMCSECGKRFTQAGNLKRHQRTHTGEKPFVCPRCGKDYNDSGNLKKHMRSHAVKQHTGNPKVKPYLCSDCGKQFIGKQSLEYHREVFHTDHPHRCGQCKKSFITAARLESHIKTRHPPSDPLKNPHVCLECGRGFPVAASLKRHLRIHSEEKPYSCPQCGNSYSDRGNLKKHIRTHTEEKPYHCLVCGMKFRHTKTLQRHHQENHKGETLGPIHRHQDPLPCPHCGEEFSTKALLKDHLRTHPSRVHCSQCDKTFSNKGNLLVHQRIHTGERPYLCPQCGKSFSLAGSLKLHLRIHAGEKPYCCTYCDKRFTRKGHCNSHMRIHTGEKPYQCPDCGRRFADGNVLKNHRRTHTGEKPFQCRMCDKAFAQLTSLKKHQETHSHNHTVR, from the exons ATGACGCCATCGACATGCTCCCGGAGGTCAAAAAG gtACTCTAAAGTCCTGCCATTGACTGCATTGTCGTTGTTGCCACACGAGCAGGACAATATGAATCCACTCAGTTCAGAGAAGGAAACATTGATGGATGAAATCGAAAAGAGTTTATGGAATTTAACTGAGGACAATTTACGCTACCTGTGTGAACGTTGTGGAATGGATGGCTCTGAAATTAAAGTTATGAATCATCGCTTATTAAGGCGTAAAGTCATGGAGGAAATGTGGGACAATACGGAGTCAATGAAATCAGAGGAGCAGGGAATGTCTTGGTTAGTCCAACTGAAAGAGGACATCAGGAGGACACAGGAGGAGGGTAGCAGTGCACTCATGAGTCCCGGCCAATCAGATGATGTAGACCGCAATGAAGAACACAACAAGGGGGACGGGGATTGGTTGCCTAGCAACGGACTGACAGCGGAACCCTTGCATCCCAGCCAATGTGATGACGATGATGCTGTCGACTGCGATGAAGATTGGAATGAAGAGGGAGGAGCTGGGTTGCTTAGCAATGGACTGGAGGCGGAGTCAGCTCCAGAGAGCCACAGTTAC GACAAGCCTccaccacccccctcccctctcccagaGTATCCAGGTCATGCCTCTCCCAGCAGGGCAGTATTGTGCGGTCTGAAGAGGGTGTCTGTACGGCTCGACGACTGCAGGAAGACACCAGGGCAGAGTAGCCATATAATACACAAGACAacacagacaggagagaaacCCCACAGCTGGTCTAATGCTGAACAACACAAAACCCTCTCAGGAGACAGGCCTGGCTCCCACATCTGTGATCACTGTGGGAAGAATTTTGTCACAGCTACCAACCTGAAAACACATTTActgtgtctgtctggagagaaaccttacatGTGCTCTGAATGTGGAAAGAGATTCACGCAGGCCGGCAATCTTAAGAGACACCAGAGAACTCATACTGGGGAGAAGCCGTTTGTTTGTCCTCGTTGTGGGAAAGACTACAATGATTCTGGAAACTTAAAGAAACACATGAGGTCCCATGCTGTTAAACAACACACAGGGAACCCCAAAGTGAAACCTTACCTCTGCTCTGATTGTGGGAAGCAATTCATTGGAAAACAAAGCCTTGAATATCACCGGGAGGTTTTTCACACAGATCACCCTCACCGCTGTGGTCAATGTAAGAAGAGCTTCATAACTGCAGCAAGATTGGAATCGCACATAAAAACAAGGCACCCGCCAAGTGATCCTCTGAAGAATCCACACGTGTGCTTGGAATGTGGAAGGGGATTCCCTGTGGCCGCCAGTCTTAAAAGACACCTGAGAATTCATTCTGAGGAGAAACCGTACTCCTGCCCTCAGTGTGGAAACAGTTACAGTGATCGTGGAAATTTAAAGAAACACATCAGAACTCACACAGAGGAGAAACCCTACCACTGCTTGGTGTGCGGGATGAAGTTTCGTCATACAAAAACGTTACAACGGCATCACCAGGAGAACCACAAGGGGGAGACACTGGGTCCCATCCACAGGCACCAAGACCCTCTTCCATGCCCCCACTGCGGGGAGGAGTTCTCTACCAAGGCTCTTCTGAAGGATCATCTACGGACCCACCCTAGCCGGGTCCACTGCTCCCAGTGCGACAAGACCTTTTCCAATAAAGGTAACTTACTTGTTCATCAGCggatacacactggagagaggcCTTACCTTTGCCcacagtgtgggaagagtttctctctGGCAGGGAGTTTAAAACTTCATCTCCGGATTCATGCGGGTGAGAAACCTTACTGCTGTACTTACTGTGACAAGAGATTCACAAGGAAGGGCCATTGCAATAGCCACATGCGAatccacactggagagaaaccgtaCCAATGCCCTGACTGCGGGAGGAGGTTTGCTGACGGTAACGTCCTGAAAAACCACCGGCGgacccacacaggagagaaaccgttcCAGTGCCGCATGTGTGATAAAGCCTTCGCCCAGTTGACCAGTCTGAAGAAACATCAGGAGACACACAGCCATAATCACACTGTAAGATAA
- the LOC110485355 gene encoding gastrula zinc finger protein XlCGF26.1 isoform X4 yields MNPLSSEKETLMDEIEKSLWNLTEDNLRYLCERCGMDGSEIKVMNHRLLRRKVMEEMWDNTESMKSEEQGMSWLVQLKEDIRRTQEEGSSALMSPGQSDDVDRNEEHNKGDGDWLPSNGLTAEPLHPSQCDDDDAVDCDEDWNEEGGAGLLSNGLEAESAPESHSYDKPPPPPSPLPEYPGHASPSRAVLCGLKRVSVRLDDCRKTPGQSSHIIHKTTQTGEKPHSWSNAEQHKTLSGDRPGSHICDHCGKNFVTATNLKTHLLCLSGEKPYMCSECGKRFTQAGNLKRHQRTHTGEKPFVCPRCGKDYNDSGNLKKHMRSHAVKQHTGNPKVKPYLCSDCGKQFIGKQSLEYHREVFHTDHPHRCGQCKKSFITAARLESHIKTRHPPSDPLKNPHVCLECGRGFPVAASLKRHLRIHSEEKPYSCPQCGNSYSDRGNLKKHIRTHTEEKPYHCLVCGMKFRHTKTLQRHHQENHKGETLGPIHRHQDPLPCPHCGEEFSTKALLKDHLRTHPSRVHCSQCDKTFSNKGNLLVHQRIHTGERPYLCPQCGKSFSLAGSLKLHLRIHAGEKPYCCTYCDKRFTRKGHCNSHMRIHTGEKPYQCPDCGRRFADGNVLKNHRRTHTGEKPFQCRMCDKAFAQLTSLKKHQETHSHNHTVR; encoded by the exons ATGAATCCACTCAGTTCAGAGAAGGAAACATTGATGGATGAAATCGAAAAGAGTTTATGGAATTTAACTGAGGACAATTTACGCTACCTGTGTGAACGTTGTGGAATGGATGGCTCTGAAATTAAAGTTATGAATCATCGCTTATTAAGGCGTAAAGTCATGGAGGAAATGTGGGACAATACGGAGTCAATGAAATCAGAGGAGCAGGGAATGTCTTGGTTAGTCCAACTGAAAGAGGACATCAGGAGGACACAGGAGGAGGGTAGCAGTGCACTCATGAGTCCCGGCCAATCAGATGATGTAGACCGCAATGAAGAACACAACAAGGGGGACGGGGATTGGTTGCCTAGCAACGGACTGACAGCGGAACCCTTGCATCCCAGCCAATGTGATGACGATGATGCTGTCGACTGCGATGAAGATTGGAATGAAGAGGGAGGAGCTGGGTTGCTTAGCAATGGACTGGAGGCGGAGTCAGCTCCAGAGAGCCACAGTTAC GACAAGCCTccaccacccccctcccctctcccagaGTATCCAGGTCATGCCTCTCCCAGCAGGGCAGTATTGTGCGGTCTGAAGAGGGTGTCTGTACGGCTCGACGACTGCAGGAAGACACCAGGGCAGAGTAGCCATATAATACACAAGACAacacagacaggagagaaacCCCACAGCTGGTCTAATGCTGAACAACACAAAACCCTCTCAGGAGACAGGCCTGGCTCCCACATCTGTGATCACTGTGGGAAGAATTTTGTCACAGCTACCAACCTGAAAACACATTTActgtgtctgtctggagagaaaccttacatGTGCTCTGAATGTGGAAAGAGATTCACGCAGGCCGGCAATCTTAAGAGACACCAGAGAACTCATACTGGGGAGAAGCCGTTTGTTTGTCCTCGTTGTGGGAAAGACTACAATGATTCTGGAAACTTAAAGAAACACATGAGGTCCCATGCTGTTAAACAACACACAGGGAACCCCAAAGTGAAACCTTACCTCTGCTCTGATTGTGGGAAGCAATTCATTGGAAAACAAAGCCTTGAATATCACCGGGAGGTTTTTCACACAGATCACCCTCACCGCTGTGGTCAATGTAAGAAGAGCTTCATAACTGCAGCAAGATTGGAATCGCACATAAAAACAAGGCACCCGCCAAGTGATCCTCTGAAGAATCCACACGTGTGCTTGGAATGTGGAAGGGGATTCCCTGTGGCCGCCAGTCTTAAAAGACACCTGAGAATTCATTCTGAGGAGAAACCGTACTCCTGCCCTCAGTGTGGAAACAGTTACAGTGATCGTGGAAATTTAAAGAAACACATCAGAACTCACACAGAGGAGAAACCCTACCACTGCTTGGTGTGCGGGATGAAGTTTCGTCATACAAAAACGTTACAACGGCATCACCAGGAGAACCACAAGGGGGAGACACTGGGTCCCATCCACAGGCACCAAGACCCTCTTCCATGCCCCCACTGCGGGGAGGAGTTCTCTACCAAGGCTCTTCTGAAGGATCATCTACGGACCCACCCTAGCCGGGTCCACTGCTCCCAGTGCGACAAGACCTTTTCCAATAAAGGTAACTTACTTGTTCATCAGCggatacacactggagagaggcCTTACCTTTGCCcacagtgtgggaagagtttctctctGGCAGGGAGTTTAAAACTTCATCTCCGGATTCATGCGGGTGAGAAACCTTACTGCTGTACTTACTGTGACAAGAGATTCACAAGGAAGGGCCATTGCAATAGCCACATGCGAatccacactggagagaaaccgtaCCAATGCCCTGACTGCGGGAGGAGGTTTGCTGACGGTAACGTCCTGAAAAACCACCGGCGgacccacacaggagagaaaccgttcCAGTGCCGCATGTGTGATAAAGCCTTCGCCCAGTTGACCAGTCTGAAGAAACATCAGGAGACACACAGCCATAATCACACTGTAAGATAA